A single region of the Halorussus gelatinilyticus genome encodes:
- the dinB gene encoding DNA polymerase IV, translating into MTGGSRLPGMPDDEEGDPIVLHVDMDCFYAACERRREPRLEGEPVVVGMGYEGGETHGAVATASYEAREYGVDSAQAISTALERLPRMADAEDPDSDADPDDAGYYRPVDMDYYEAVSSEVKEILHESADVVREVSIDEAYLDVTDRTAWEVAEGFARHVKHRIDREVGVTASVGVAPNMSAAKIASDHDKPDGLVVVEPGEVREFLAPLDVAELHGVGPVTARELREMGVETAADLTDADRAALEDRFGERGAEMHRRARGEDQREVTPTGRPKSLSRESAFTEATDDDERKRDQIRTLAEAVADRARRKGAMYRTIGIKAVTPPYDVNTRAKSLPGPVDDPELVEEVALDLFAEFAGVEVRKVGVRVSNLSFADGEQASLGDGWESSADERDGDAEGDGSDPDTDDGQVSLGRRRDGDSESPDSPESGDGRDDGGDETARDDPDGQLSLAREWEGADGASDQLAVSDREGENSTDDGETSESDDSDPEGQVSLGDFG; encoded by the coding sequence ATGACAGGCGGGTCGCGCTTGCCGGGGATGCCCGACGACGAGGAGGGAGACCCCATCGTCCTCCACGTCGACATGGATTGCTTCTACGCGGCGTGCGAGCGGCGGCGCGAACCGCGACTGGAGGGCGAACCCGTCGTGGTCGGGATGGGCTACGAGGGCGGCGAGACCCACGGCGCGGTCGCCACCGCGAGCTACGAGGCCCGCGAGTACGGCGTGGACAGCGCCCAAGCCATCTCGACCGCGCTCGAACGCCTCCCGCGGATGGCCGACGCCGAGGACCCCGACAGCGACGCGGACCCCGACGACGCGGGCTACTACCGGCCGGTGGACATGGACTACTACGAGGCGGTCAGTTCGGAGGTCAAGGAGATCCTCCACGAATCGGCCGACGTCGTGCGGGAAGTCAGCATCGACGAGGCGTACCTCGACGTGACCGACCGAACCGCGTGGGAGGTCGCCGAGGGGTTCGCCCGCCACGTCAAACACCGCATCGACCGCGAGGTGGGCGTCACCGCGAGCGTCGGCGTCGCGCCGAACATGTCCGCCGCCAAAATCGCCAGCGACCACGACAAGCCCGACGGTCTCGTGGTGGTCGAACCCGGCGAGGTCCGGGAGTTTCTGGCACCGCTCGACGTGGCCGAGTTGCACGGCGTCGGTCCGGTCACGGCCCGCGAGTTGCGCGAGATGGGCGTCGAGACGGCGGCGGACCTCACGGACGCCGACCGCGCCGCGCTGGAAGACCGGTTCGGCGAGCGCGGGGCGGAGATGCACCGCCGGGCGCGCGGCGAGGACCAGCGCGAGGTCACGCCCACGGGCCGGCCCAAGAGCCTCTCGCGGGAGTCGGCGTTCACCGAGGCGACCGACGACGACGAGCGGAAGCGCGACCAGATTCGCACCCTCGCGGAGGCGGTGGCCGACCGCGCCCGCCGGAAGGGCGCGATGTACCGGACCATCGGCATCAAGGCCGTGACGCCGCCCTACGACGTGAACACTCGCGCGAAGTCGCTCCCCGGCCCGGTGGACGACCCGGAACTGGTCGAGGAGGTCGCTCTCGACCTCTTCGCCGAGTTCGCCGGCGTCGAGGTCCGGAAGGTCGGCGTCCGGGTCTCGAACCTCTCGTTCGCCGACGGCGAGCAGGCGAGTCTCGGCGACGGGTGGGAGTCGAGCGCGGACGAGCGGGACGGCGACGCCGAAGGCGACGGCTCGGACCCGGACACCGACGACGGACAGGTCTCGCTCGGTCGGCGGCGGGACGGCGATTCCGAGTCGCCCGATTCTCCCGAATCGGGCGACGGACGCGACGACGGGGGCGACGAGACGGCGCGAGACGACCCCGACGGACAGCTCTCGCTCGCCCGCGAGTGGGAGGGCGCGGACGGCGCGTCCGACCAATTGGCCGTGAGCGACCGTGAGGGCGAGAACTCCACGGACGACGGCGAGACGTCCGAGAGCGACGACTCGGACCCCGAGGGACAGGTCTCCCTCGGCGACTTCGGGTGA
- the guaB gene encoding IMP dehydrogenase, with translation MESNSERTGQFTDKLRVPEALTFDDVLLRPKESRVEPDEADVSTRVSRNVEVNVPILSAAMDTVTESQMAIAMARQGGLGVLHRNLDVEEAVAEVERVKRADELVIRDVVTADPDQTVREVDAMMDREGVSGAPVTDDEGEVLGIISGTDIRPYLEVGDRDEVREAMTDEVVTASEEVTAREALELMYEHKIERVPIVDENDRLTGLVTMQGILQRREYGNAARDEGGHLRVGVAVGPFETDRAVAVDEAGADVLFIDCAHAHNLNVIDGAREIRESVEADVVVGNVGTREAAEDVVDFADGIKVGIGPGSICTTRVVSGAGMPQITAVAEVADVAAEQDVPVIADGGIRYSGDAIKAIAAGADAVMLGSYFAGTDEAPGRVITVDGKKYKQYRGMGSVGAMQSGDGDRYLKDEPEEDEEYVPEGVEAAEPYKGSLESELHQLVGGMQSGMGYVGAATIPEFKERSEFVRVSSAGQTEGHPHDVMITDEAPNYSPSE, from the coding sequence ATGGAGAGTAATTCTGAGCGAACGGGGCAGTTCACGGACAAACTCCGCGTACCGGAGGCGCTGACCTTCGACGACGTGCTTCTGCGACCGAAAGAGAGCCGCGTCGAACCCGACGAGGCAGACGTCTCGACCCGCGTCTCGCGTAACGTCGAGGTGAACGTCCCCATCCTGTCGGCCGCGATGGACACCGTGACCGAGAGCCAGATGGCCATCGCCATGGCCCGACAGGGCGGTCTGGGCGTCCTCCACCGGAATCTGGACGTCGAAGAGGCCGTCGCCGAGGTCGAGCGCGTCAAACGCGCCGACGAGTTGGTCATCCGCGACGTGGTGACCGCCGACCCCGACCAGACCGTCCGCGAGGTGGACGCGATGATGGACCGCGAGGGCGTCTCGGGCGCGCCCGTCACCGACGACGAGGGCGAGGTGCTGGGCATCATCTCGGGTACCGACATCCGACCCTACCTCGAAGTCGGCGACCGCGACGAGGTCCGCGAGGCGATGACCGACGAGGTCGTCACCGCCAGCGAGGAGGTCACGGCCCGCGAGGCGCTCGAACTGATGTACGAACACAAGATAGAGCGCGTCCCCATCGTTGACGAGAACGACCGCCTCACGGGTCTGGTCACGATGCAGGGCATCCTCCAGCGCCGCGAGTACGGCAACGCCGCGCGCGACGAGGGTGGCCACCTGCGCGTCGGCGTCGCGGTCGGTCCCTTCGAGACCGACCGCGCTGTCGCGGTGGACGAGGCCGGAGCGGACGTCCTCTTCATCGACTGCGCGCACGCGCACAACCTCAACGTCATCGACGGCGCACGCGAGATACGGGAGTCCGTCGAAGCCGACGTGGTGGTCGGCAACGTCGGGACCCGTGAGGCCGCCGAAGACGTGGTGGACTTCGCCGACGGCATCAAGGTGGGTATCGGTCCCGGTTCCATCTGTACGACGCGCGTCGTCTCCGGCGCGGGCATGCCCCAGATTACGGCCGTCGCGGAGGTCGCGGACGTGGCCGCCGAGCAGGACGTGCCGGTCATCGCCGACGGTGGCATCCGCTACTCCGGCGACGCCATCAAGGCCATCGCGGCGGGCGCGGACGCGGTGATGCTCGGGTCGTACTTCGCGGGCACCGACGAAGCGCCCGGCCGCGTCATCACCGTGGACGGCAAGAAGTACAAGCAGTACCGCGGCATGGGGTCGGTCGGAGCGATGCAGTCGGGCGACGGCGACCGCTACCTCAAGGACGAACCCGAGGAGGACGAGGAGTACGTCCCCGAGGGCGTCGAGGCCGCCGAACCGTACAAGGGGAGCCTCGAAAGCGAGCTCCACCAACTCGTCGGCGGGATGCAGTCGGGCATGGGCTACGTCGGCGCGGCGACGATTCCGGAGTTCAAGGAACGCAGCGAGTTCGTCCGGGTCTCCTCGGCCGGCCAGACCGAGGGCCACCCCCACGACGTGATGATCACTGACGAGGCACCGAACTACAGCCCCTCCGAATAA
- a CDS encoding helicase HerA domain-containing protein, which produces MSQETIDVAEVSAGKGGTAGEPGDPVELPVVEVLTGRAFITGKSGSGKSNTMSVVAEKLLDGGYPVMLVDTDGEYYGLKEEYELLHAGADEECDIQVNPEHAERLASLALEDNVPIILDVSGYLNEADGKELLKAVAQQLFAKEKKLKKPFLMVVEEVHEYIPEGGGMDECGRMLIKIGKRGRKHGLGIAGISQRPADVKKDFITQCDWLVWHRLTWNNDTNVVGRILGNDYADAIEDMGDGEAFMTTDWSEETRRVKFHRKQTFDAGATPGLDDFERPDLKSVSDDLVSDLREISEEESQREDRIEELEQELREKENHIEDLERQLEEAREMEEVADKFAKAMLDTSRNRRANPYVDTGGAAMHGGSGQVPGGQQTGEQVQQADLGGFEQADAKGTESSDADSPDGESPAAASESADSDAAADSTPIDAIRAKLDALAPVERAMLAHYLRQGPATPVEAHVVAGGPEDRELAYNHNRTLRQRGFVQHAGGGEYVAALPSLLAALTDGEMDDDTRKEALEAVAEELPDAE; this is translated from the coding sequence ATGTCGCAGGAGACCATCGACGTGGCCGAGGTGAGCGCCGGGAAAGGGGGCACCGCCGGCGAGCCCGGCGACCCCGTGGAACTGCCCGTCGTGGAAGTGCTGACCGGGCGAGCGTTCATCACCGGCAAGTCGGGTTCGGGCAAGTCGAATACGATGAGCGTCGTGGCGGAGAAGCTGTTAGACGGCGGCTACCCGGTGATGCTCGTGGACACGGACGGGGAGTACTACGGTCTCAAAGAGGAGTACGAACTCCTCCACGCCGGGGCCGACGAGGAGTGCGACATCCAAGTCAACCCCGAACACGCCGAGCGACTGGCCTCGCTCGCGCTGGAGGACAACGTCCCCATCATCCTCGACGTGTCGGGCTACCTGAACGAGGCGGACGGCAAGGAACTCCTCAAAGCGGTCGCCCAGCAGTTGTTCGCCAAGGAGAAGAAACTGAAGAAGCCGTTCCTGATGGTGGTCGAGGAGGTCCACGAGTACATCCCCGAGGGCGGCGGGATGGACGAGTGCGGCCGGATGCTCATCAAAATCGGCAAGCGCGGGCGCAAGCACGGACTCGGCATCGCGGGCATCAGCCAGCGCCCCGCCGACGTGAAGAAGGACTTCATCACGCAGTGCGACTGGCTGGTCTGGCACCGACTCACGTGGAACAACGACACCAACGTCGTCGGGCGCATCCTCGGCAACGACTACGCCGACGCCATCGAGGACATGGGCGACGGCGAGGCGTTCATGACGACCGACTGGTCCGAGGAGACCCGCCGGGTGAAGTTCCACCGTAAGCAGACGTTCGACGCCGGAGCCACGCCGGGCCTCGACGACTTCGAGCGCCCGGACCTCAAGTCGGTCAGCGACGACCTGGTCTCGGACCTCCGGGAGATAAGCGAGGAGGAGAGCCAGCGCGAGGACCGCATCGAGGAACTGGAGCAGGAACTCCGCGAGAAGGAGAACCACATCGAGGACCTCGAACGCCAACTGGAGGAGGCCCGCGAGATGGAGGAGGTCGCCGACAAGTTCGCCAAGGCGATGCTCGACACCTCCCGGAACCGGCGCGCGAACCCCTACGTCGATACCGGCGGCGCGGCGATGCACGGCGGGAGCGGACAGGTTCCGGGAGGTCAGCAGACCGGCGAGCAGGTACAGCAGGCCGACCTCGGCGGGTTCGAGCAGGCCGACGCGAAGGGCACCGAATCGTCGGACGCCGACTCCCCGGACGGTGAATCGCCGGCGGCCGCGTCCGAGTCGGCCGACTCGGACGCGGCCGCCGACTCGACCCCCATCGACGCCATCCGGGCGAAACTCGACGCCCTCGCGCCGGTCGAGCGCGCCATGTTGGCCCACTACCTCCGGCAGGGTCCCGCGACCCCCGTCGAGGCGCACGTCGTGGCGGGCGGCCCGGAGGACCGCGAACTCGCCTACAACCACAACCGGACGCTCCGCCAGCGCGGGTTCGTCCAGCACGCCGGGGGCGGCGAGTACGTCGCGGCCTTGCCGAGTCTGCTCGCGGCGCTGACCGACG
- a CDS encoding DUF5795 family protein, whose protein sequence is MADNRVVQGRMVTPEALAELIEGEDVMDAEAISETDRECPDCGGDVLEVGYMPSVTEFVTGWKCQDCDWADTDRD, encoded by the coding sequence ATGGCCGACAACCGCGTCGTGCAGGGTCGCATGGTGACGCCCGAGGCCCTCGCGGAACTCATCGAAGGCGAGGACGTGATGGACGCCGAAGCTATCTCGGAGACCGACCGCGAGTGTCCCGACTGCGGCGGGGACGTACTCGAAGTCGGGTACATGCCGAGCGTGACGGAGTTCGTCACCGGGTGGAAATGCCAAGACTGCGACTGGGCCGACACCGACCGCGACTGA
- a CDS encoding type 2 lanthipeptide synthetase LanM family protein: MTAVFTDEDRRELAGRARTLAERLDGPANVAESSPPIDPERVLDEWRATFPDEEAFRARLARDDLTEAAVREQAAATRWPADEPLPDWVDRLSALVRRVEASTADDRDAGAIPDETPFRELLAAVVSFARERVSVEAVPTETLSSLERQLAGRLESLCVRALYVEFKSFVEYHDPELAATSPDDVAEPPTDYYERFVAAMFDGGFDNLCLEYPVLARQLVSLVDDWRNAVEELCRRVAADRDALRERFDVRGDVTGLEALTEDAHAGGRVPVRVAFEEGAVVYKPRPVGGEIAVYEVLDRLDDHLSTPDFETPSLLARDSYGWMELCEYRDLPDAEAADDYYERAGTLLCLAYVLNFTDCHYENVVAEGDLPTILDGETVFHPHVESEAKPFETEASAAVDRSVLLSVLLPFSVGDPRADRGGRFADKVAGLGSDGEETALPGKSEPTIEAVNTDVMSVEMDPVTVDPNTNTPSAEGSDRPPEEYVEALIRGFEETYETVRDLREASRFLSEIADPELVAGVETRLLYRSTGRYAEVLRSAAARNPLRDGARLTVEFEELAVPFFDGTVESDRLWELYAAERRSLRRLDVPRFASRADERTLLHRGERLDGTVDVTGYEFVRRRLDAMSDEDRRRQTWLIRQAVGEVTTAEGPPPSGSEASGGEAAGEKPQQADRFRRAAIDCFEGAMDARVEVGDDPGWVSIVPESGINLYPADDSLFWGRGGVALTAAALAEMTGRERYREFAAEALAPVVERVFDGSVEFAHGGMQGIGSVVYVLSVAAELLGEDRYREAALAATETVTGERVADADTFDVVDGVAGTLLGLLAYYERYGDAEDGGDGGKGGGEDGGEGGDEVLARAADCGDRLLDARTDVDGYRVWETTGDEVPYTGFAHGSSGIAYALARLAAATDDDRYAEATREALEFESSLYSPSRTNWRQAATRESYQDRWCHGRTGMALARIGIGERLGDDALVADAGDALAATGTGEASNLDNLCCGNFGRVEALLVGARRAGCDDALAGELAARCLARREREGVLSLPAHDSSFANPTLFDGVAGPSYALSRLLNPDALPCVLLLE; encoded by the coding sequence ATGACTGCCGTCTTCACCGACGAAGACCGCCGCGAACTCGCCGGGCGTGCGCGGACGCTCGCGGAACGTCTCGACGGCCCGGCCAACGTCGCCGAGTCGTCGCCGCCCATCGACCCCGAACGCGTCCTCGACGAGTGGAGAGCGACGTTCCCCGACGAGGAGGCGTTTCGGGCGCGACTCGCGCGCGACGACCTCACCGAGGCGGCCGTCCGCGAGCAGGCGGCGGCGACGCGCTGGCCCGCCGACGAACCTCTGCCCGACTGGGTGGACCGACTCTCGGCGCTCGTCCGACGCGTCGAGGCGAGTACCGCGGACGACCGGGACGCCGGGGCGATACCCGACGAAACGCCGTTTCGGGAGTTGCTCGCGGCCGTCGTGAGCTTCGCCCGCGAGCGGGTGTCCGTCGAGGCGGTCCCGACGGAGACGCTCTCGTCGCTGGAGCGCCAACTCGCGGGGCGACTCGAATCGCTGTGCGTCCGGGCGCTGTACGTCGAGTTCAAGAGCTTCGTGGAGTACCACGACCCCGAACTGGCGGCGACGAGTCCCGACGACGTGGCCGAACCGCCCACCGACTACTACGAGCGGTTCGTCGCGGCGATGTTCGACGGCGGTTTCGATAACCTGTGTCTGGAGTACCCGGTGCTGGCGCGCCAGTTGGTCTCGCTCGTGGACGACTGGCGGAACGCCGTCGAAGAACTCTGCCGGCGCGTGGCGGCCGACCGCGACGCCCTGCGCGAGCGGTTCGACGTTCGCGGAGACGTGACCGGCTTAGAAGCGCTCACCGAGGACGCCCACGCCGGCGGCCGGGTCCCGGTCCGCGTCGCCTTCGAAGAGGGCGCGGTCGTCTACAAGCCGCGGCCGGTGGGCGGCGAAATCGCGGTCTACGAGGTCCTCGACCGCTTGGACGACCACCTCTCGACGCCCGACTTCGAGACGCCGTCGCTGCTCGCGCGCGACTCGTACGGCTGGATGGAACTGTGCGAGTACCGCGACCTCCCGGACGCCGAGGCGGCCGACGACTACTACGAGCGGGCGGGGACCCTGCTGTGTCTCGCGTACGTCCTCAACTTCACCGACTGTCACTACGAGAACGTCGTCGCGGAGGGGGACCTGCCGACGATTCTCGACGGCGAGACGGTCTTCCACCCGCACGTCGAGTCCGAGGCCAAGCCCTTCGAGACCGAAGCCAGCGCCGCGGTGGACCGGTCGGTCCTGCTGTCGGTGCTGTTGCCGTTCTCGGTCGGCGACCCGCGCGCGGACCGCGGCGGCCGGTTCGCCGACAAGGTCGCCGGACTCGGGAGCGACGGCGAGGAGACGGCCCTCCCCGGAAAGTCCGAACCGACCATCGAGGCGGTCAATACGGACGTGATGTCGGTCGAGATGGACCCCGTGACGGTGGACCCGAATACCAACACCCCGTCCGCCGAGGGTTCGGACCGACCGCCCGAGGAGTACGTCGAGGCCCTGATTCGCGGGTTCGAGGAGACCTACGAGACGGTCCGGGACCTACGCGAGGCGAGCCGATTCCTGTCGGAAATCGCCGACCCCGAACTGGTCGCGGGCGTCGAGACGCGACTGCTCTACCGCTCGACGGGGCGCTACGCCGAAGTCCTCCGGTCGGCGGCGGCTCGGAATCCGCTCCGGGACGGCGCGCGACTGACCGTCGAGTTCGAGGAGTTGGCGGTGCCGTTCTTCGACGGGACCGTCGAGTCCGACCGGCTCTGGGAACTGTACGCCGCCGAGCGACGCTCGCTCCGGAGACTCGACGTGCCGCGGTTCGCGTCGCGCGCCGACGAGCGGACGCTGTTGCACCGCGGCGAGCGACTCGACGGGACGGTAGACGTGACGGGCTACGAGTTCGTCCGCCGGCGACTCGACGCGATGAGCGACGAGGACCGGCGACGCCAGACGTGGCTGATTCGGCAAGCGGTCGGCGAGGTCACGACGGCGGAGGGGCCGCCGCCGTCGGGTAGCGAAGCGTCCGGTGGCGAGGCGGCCGGGGAAAAACCCCAGCAGGCGGACCGCTTCCGACGGGCGGCCATCGACTGCTTCGAGGGGGCGATGGACGCGCGGGTCGAAGTGGGCGACGACCCCGGTTGGGTGTCCATCGTCCCGGAGTCGGGTATCAACCTCTATCCGGCGGACGACTCGCTGTTCTGGGGCCGGGGCGGCGTCGCGCTGACCGCGGCGGCGCTGGCCGAGATGACGGGTCGAGAGCGCTACCGAGAGTTCGCCGCGGAGGCGCTGGCTCCGGTCGTCGAGCGCGTCTTCGACGGGAGCGTCGAGTTCGCCCACGGCGGGATGCAGGGAATCGGCTCGGTGGTTTACGTCCTCTCGGTCGCCGCCGAACTGCTCGGCGAGGACCGCTATCGGGAGGCCGCGTTGGCGGCGACCGAGACCGTGACGGGAGAGCGCGTCGCCGACGCCGACACGTTCGACGTGGTGGACGGCGTTGCGGGGACGCTACTCGGCCTGCTGGCGTACTACGAGCGGTACGGTGATGCCGAGGACGGCGGCGATGGCGGCAAGGGCGGCGGCGAAGACGGCGGTGAAGGCGGCGACGAGGTGCTGGCGCGCGCGGCCGACTGCGGCGACCGACTGCTCGACGCGCGGACCGACGTGGACGGCTACCGCGTCTGGGAGACGACGGGCGACGAGGTGCCCTACACCGGGTTCGCACACGGGTCGAGCGGCATCGCGTACGCGCTCGCTCGCCTCGCGGCCGCGACCGACGACGACCGATACGCCGAGGCGACGCGGGAAGCGCTGGAGTTCGAGTCGTCGCTGTACTCGCCGTCGCGGACCAACTGGCGACAGGCCGCGACCCGCGAGTCGTATCAGGACCGCTGGTGTCACGGCCGGACGGGGATGGCGCTCGCTCGAATCGGCATCGGCGAGCGACTCGGCGACGACGCGCTCGTGGCCGACGCCGGCGACGCGCTGGCCGCAACCGGGACCGGCGAAGCGTCGAACCTCGACAACCTCTGCTGTGGCAACTTCGGCCGGGTCGAAGCCCTGCTGGTCGGCGCGCGCCGCGCCGGATGCGACGACGCGCTCGCCGGCGAACTCGCGGCGCGGTGTCTCGCCCGCCGGGAGCGCGAGGGCGTCCTCTCGCTTCCGGCACACGACTCGTCGTTCGCGAATCCGACGCTCTTCGACGGCGTTGCCGGGCCGTCCTACGCTCTCTCGCGCCTCCTGAACCCGGACGCGCTTCCCTGCGTCCTCCTGCTGGAGTGA
- a CDS encoding DUF5794 domain-containing protein, with translation MSSSQHPVALRLERQVGGATKLLATVMGLPLLDGIFPALVLAGGVNSVAGILQVGLLVFGGSATVAVILAEMDGTPREQAGTVLTVGVGIIALAAVEAAFAPTIESVLDTETFKRFAALVMLAIAAKTASSRLGEYLPGPGVIVGLGLIATFQPAGFNVEIVDYELVLRATAAAATGVTFALLVALTSPWLRGVVDIDRFRFGSAVALGVLPLSLLNLAPGNAPLAVLAVTSLLAFDPNADAPDADSNDQSEGDDPTAAAEAMQSEATDATGSATTPGTDPDPAQAVATDGSGGPDSDAGYGYPGEEDDDEREPWL, from the coding sequence ATGAGTAGTTCACAACATCCAGTCGCCCTTCGCTTGGAGCGACAGGTAGGTGGCGCGACGAAGCTACTGGCGACCGTTATGGGGCTTCCCCTGTTAGACGGTATCTTCCCCGCGCTCGTCCTCGCGGGTGGCGTGAACAGCGTCGCGGGCATCCTACAGGTCGGTCTGCTGGTCTTCGGCGGGAGCGCCACCGTCGCGGTCATCCTCGCCGAAATGGACGGCACGCCCCGCGAACAGGCCGGAACCGTGCTGACGGTCGGCGTCGGTATCATCGCGCTCGCGGCGGTCGAAGCCGCGTTCGCACCGACCATCGAGAGCGTCCTCGACACCGAGACGTTCAAGCGCTTCGCCGCGTTGGTCATGCTGGCCATCGCCGCGAAGACCGCGAGTTCCCGCCTCGGCGAGTACCTCCCCGGCCCGGGCGTCATCGTCGGTCTCGGGCTGATAGCCACCTTCCAGCCCGCGGGGTTCAACGTGGAAATCGTGGACTACGAACTCGTCCTGCGGGCCACCGCCGCGGCGGCGACGGGCGTCACGTTCGCGCTCCTCGTCGCGCTGACCTCGCCGTGGCTGCGCGGCGTCGTGGATATCGACCGCTTCCGCTTCGGGAGTGCGGTCGCGCTGGGCGTCCTGCCGCTGAGCCTTCTCAATCTCGCGCCCGGCAACGCCCCGCTGGCCGTGCTGGCGGTCACCAGCCTGCTAGCATTCGACCCCAACGCGGACGCGCCCGACGCGGACTCGAACGACCAATCCGAGGGCGACGACCCGACCGCGGCCGCCGAGGCGATGCAGAGCGAGGCGACGGACGCGACCGGTTCCGCGACGACCCCCGGCACCGACCCCGACCCCGCGCAGGCCGTCGCCACCGACGGCTCGGGCGGGCCGGACTCCGACGCGGGCTACGGCTACCCCGGCGAGGAAGACGACGACGAACGCGAACCGTGGCTGTAG
- a CDS encoding carboxypeptidase-like regulatory domain-containing protein, with protein MPPHQVSGTITDQNGDAVSGVSVEIVYDGTVINQTTTDSDGYYEFKVPDPNDDKSGETLSFVVDGDDTGKQVTWSSPESSRVDFTVETDTGGTSTPDDGSDDDSDNDDSNNHDSDNDGSSGSPGAGSGGNQNDQNDSSETQDTVDEDLDSTTEGAKNDDESSETKTATVEPTEETAVDTTTDEPASTESTTTTEGGDGGIPGFGIGVALVAGALLVVRRSA; from the coding sequence ATGCCCCCGCATCAAGTGTCCGGGACGATCACCGACCAGAACGGAGACGCGGTAAGCGGTGTCTCCGTCGAGATCGTCTACGACGGGACGGTCATCAACCAGACGACGACCGACAGCGACGGCTACTACGAGTTCAAGGTGCCGGACCCGAACGACGATAAATCGGGCGAAACGCTGTCGTTCGTCGTCGACGGTGACGACACGGGCAAGCAGGTGACGTGGTCGTCCCCCGAATCGAGCCGAGTCGACTTCACCGTCGAGACGGACACTGGCGGCACCAGTACACCGGACGACGGCTCAGACGACGACTCGGATAACGACGACTCGAATAACCACGACTCGGACAACGACGGTTCCAGCGGGAGTCCGGGCGCCGGAAGCGGCGGCAACCAGAACGACCAAAACGACAGCAGCGAGACGCAGGACACCGTAGACGAGGACCTGGACAGCACGACCGAAGGCGCGAAAAACGACGACGAATCGAGCGAGACGAAGACGGCAACCGTCGAACCCACCGAGGAGACGGCGGTAGACACGACGACCGACGAGCCGGCCTCGACTGAATCTACGACCACGACCGAAGGTGGCGATGGCGGCATCCCCGGCTTCGGCATCGGCGTCGCGCTCGTCGCTGGTGCGCTCCTCGTCGTTCGCCGCAGCGCCTGA